A genome region from Mercenaria mercenaria strain notata chromosome 11, MADL_Memer_1, whole genome shotgun sequence includes the following:
- the LOC123530972 gene encoding uncharacterized protein LOC123530972, with protein MEMGFSSFKFIFFKFATCIIPFVLDLVVSEQTIFECHGDVCNVGKVPQFCSSAYKLCRDCHEIKGDCGTAAQPLNCTGYCQEIAVAEALKQIKERDEKSCWVVPVMLNIANGFVSAPQHNDSRIAAGSGLMYNCHDGYTLEGPDTLICNGNETWTPTIMPYCFKNTWIGYRKATIGLSVICVIELAAIISICCYKRKKNEKTISRTCTDSSIHHDVEALLGAENQSVHDEHETPSVLDGASGREHSTDEETSPLTAPASPSAPPAEPDKDERDGQESLNTSSSPSRDTRGHRIIINNHVLINNQAIVENFPMPPETHGKNKTRNDNFPYDPTRINQKRIDEKMPTEESDEVNAVEETTDEKKGRGTKPLPARDADSQTRAESTQEMFEEKESTYKGPQPLPAAKEENIQSPTKESGEGNSLDMVGIQNCTFPKSDIRSTDSETKVSKAKLREKLEDLNSTQKLADLKDA; from the exons atgGAAATGGGATtcagttcatttaaatttattttttttaaat ttgcTACATGCATAATTCCATTTGTCCTCGACCTCGTTGTAAGTGAGCAAACTATATTTGAGTGCCACGGCGACGTGTGCAATGT TGGCAAGGTGCCCCAGTTCTGCTCCAGTGCTTATAAGTTATGCAGGGATTGCCATGAAATCAAGGGAGACTGTGGAACGGCCGCTCAGCCCCTAAACTGCACGGGCTATTGTCAAG aaattgctGTTGCAGAGGCATTGAAACAGATAAAAGAGAGAGATG AGAAATCGTGTTGGGTTGTACCAGTCATGTTGAACATAGCAAATGGCTTTGTCTCAGCCCCTCAGCACAACGACAGTCGTATTGCCGCCGGATCAGGACTGATGTATAACTGTCACGACGGATATACTTTAGAAGGACCCGATACATTAATTTGCAACGGAAACGAGACGTGGACACCGACAATCATGCCATATTGTTTTAAGAATACCTGGATAG GTTACAGGAAAGCGACAATAGGTTTATCAGTTATTTGCGTCATTGAATTGGCAGCCATAATCTCAATTTGCTGctacaaaagaaaaaagaatgaaaaaacaaTCTCCAGGACATGCACAGACAGTTCGATTCATCATGACGTAGAAGCCTTGCTCGGTGCCGAGAACCAAAGTGTGCATGATGAACACGAAACGCCTTCAGTTCTAGATGGGGCATCTGGGCGGGAACATTCAACCGATGAAGAGACTAGTCCATTAACAGCACCCGCTTCGCCGTCAGCACCTCCTGCTGAGCCAGACAAGGATGAGAGAGACGGACAGGAATCACTGAATACAAGCAGTTCTCCCAGTCGTGATACAAGAg GGCATAGGATAATTATAAATAATCATGTGCTGATAAACAACCAGGCAATTGTTGAAAATTTCCCCATGCCACCAGAAACCCacggaaaaaacaaaacaaggaacgATAACTTCCCTTATGATCCAACACGTATAAATCAGAAAAGAATAGATGAGAAAATGCCTACCGAGGAATCAGATGAAGTGAATGCCGTCGAGGAAACAACTGATGAGAAGAAAGGAAGAGGAACAAAACCACTACCAGCTCGAGATGCAGATTCTCAAACTCGAGCCGAATCAACTCAAGAAATGTTTGAAGAGAAAGAAAGTACATATAAGGGCCCACAACCTTTACCAGCAGCGAAAGAGGAAAACATCCAGTCGCCAACGAAAGAGAGTGGAGAGGGTAATTCGTTAGACATGGTTGGGATTCAGAATTGCACTTTTCCAAAGAGTGACATCAGAAGTACTGATTCAGAAACAAAAGTTTCTAAAGCAAAACTCCGAGAAAAGTTGGAAGACCTTAATTCCACCCAGAAATTGGCTGATCTGAAAGACGCTTAA
- the LOC123531456 gene encoding acyl-coenzyme A thioesterase 13-like, which produces MYTCRSIRNLKQMATRNTLQLLKTIVEHSTKGALGFENILSKVKVLSGGGGSCTCEMRVAEEHQNRGGTLHGGMTCTLVDAVSTWALLGTEDPVAGVSVDLSVSFMKGAKVGEDIVIDAKMLKRGKRLAFLTVDITNKLDGVLLAQGKHTKYIG; this is translated from the exons atgtatacatgtagatctatacGTAACCTTAAGCAAATGGCTACAAGAAATACGTTACAGCTTTTAAAAACAATTGTTGAACATTCAACTAAAGGTGCACTTggctttgaaaacattttgagTAAG GTCAAAGTATTAAGCGGTGGGGGTGGTTCATGCACGTGTGAAATGCGTGTGGCGGAAGAGCACCAGAACAGAGGCGGTACCTTGCATGGTGGAATGACCTGCACTCTGGTAGATGCTGTATCTACGTGGGCGCTTCTCGGAACTGAGGATCCAGTAGCCGGTGTCAGTGTAGACCTAAGTGTGTC GTTTATGAAAGGCGCTAAAGTTGGAGAAGATATTGTCATAGATGCAAAGATGCTTAAAAGGGGAAAAAGACTAGCGTTTTTGACAGTAGATATAACTAATAAACTAGACGGAGTGCTGCTAGCACAGggaaaacatacaaaatatataggtTGA